A region from the Phycisphaerales bacterium genome encodes:
- a CDS encoding DVUA0089 family protein, whose translation MSTRARVMAGVMGLALVAGARGSIWVESSDAGALPSLDQMTIGVGSLDSIEGMLTDRSDVDMFRITITNTSLFTAMVTSTSQDTQLYLFTTDGHGVVMNDDDPTGGGSLQSRVDGAYVPSLGTYLLAITRYNRDPRDSNGRSLWRDTPYNTIRQPDGPGKNSVITSWSTTTAGTGGAYTIAMTGASFAVAPSPGSLALLGLGGMVILRRGRGGVV comes from the coding sequence ATGTCGACGCGAGCGCGTGTGATGGCGGGTGTGATGGGGCTGGCGCTGGTAGCCGGTGCTCGCGGTTCGATTTGGGTGGAATCGTCGGATGCGGGCGCGTTGCCTTCGTTGGACCAGATGACGATCGGCGTTGGGTCGCTCGACTCGATCGAGGGGATGCTGACGGATCGGTCGGACGTGGACATGTTCCGCATCACGATTACCAACACGTCGCTGTTCACGGCGATGGTGACGAGCACGTCGCAGGACACACAGTTGTACCTGTTCACGACGGACGGGCACGGCGTGGTGATGAACGACGACGATCCGACGGGCGGCGGGTCGCTCCAGTCGCGAGTTGATGGCGCCTATGTGCCAAGCCTGGGGACGTACCTGCTCGCAATCACGCGGTACAACCGGGACCCGCGGGACTCGAACGGTCGGAGTTTGTGGAGGGATACGCCGTACAACACGATCCGGCAACCGGACGGCCCTGGGAAGAACTCGGTGATCACGAGTTGGTCGACGACGACGGCGGGAACGGGCGGGGCGTACACGATCGCGATGACGGGAGCGTCGTTCGCGGTAGCACCGTCACCAGGGTCGCTGGCGTTGCTTGGGTTGGGCGGGATGGTGATCCTGCGGCGGGGGCGGGGCGGGGTTGTGTGA
- a CDS encoding diphosphate--fructose-6-phosphate 1-phosphotransferase: protein MSASKTATSESIAPTASLPKGNAVIGQSGGPTAVINQSLVGVVESLCAGLHAAGIVPKILGMRHGVRGLTKSDFHDLTTAHQDRLDRLALSPSAALGSTRDKPDAAYCEQILDACKANNIRYFFYIGGNDSCDTCRIVREMAVHSNYDLRCFHVPKTVDNDLVENDHTPGFPSAARFVAMACMADFMDNISLPGIKINVIMGRHAGFLTAASALARRHDRDEYLEGASTDGPQLIYLPEVPFDMDRFVADVDAVYSKKGRCHIAVSEGIQDKDHNPIAATLIKNAQVDAHGNAQLSGSGALGDQLGDYLKDKLTPAGGKPPRVRADTFGYVQRCWPDPSPIDRIEARRVGQFAAQLALAGIHDASIAIARTSSGSTVFGGSEPYVSEFKRVELSAVAAKTRHLPKEFINGHNNVSRKFIEYCLPLVGPLPGFERL from the coding sequence ATGTCCGCCAGCAAGACCGCCACGTCCGAATCCATCGCCCCGACCGCCTCACTCCCCAAAGGCAACGCCGTCATCGGCCAGTCCGGCGGCCCCACCGCCGTGATCAACCAGTCCCTCGTCGGCGTCGTCGAGTCCCTCTGCGCTGGACTCCATGCCGCCGGCATCGTCCCCAAGATCCTCGGCATGCGCCATGGCGTCCGCGGCCTCACCAAGTCCGACTTCCACGACCTCACAACCGCCCACCAGGACCGCCTCGACCGCCTCGCCCTCTCCCCCAGCGCCGCCCTGGGCAGCACCCGCGATAAACCCGACGCCGCCTACTGCGAACAAATCCTCGACGCCTGCAAAGCCAACAACATCCGCTACTTCTTCTACATCGGTGGCAACGACTCCTGCGACACCTGCCGCATCGTCCGCGAGATGGCCGTCCACTCCAACTACGACCTCCGATGCTTCCACGTCCCGAAAACCGTGGACAACGATCTCGTCGAGAACGACCACACCCCCGGCTTCCCCTCCGCCGCCCGCTTCGTCGCCATGGCCTGCATGGCCGACTTCATGGACAACATCTCGCTCCCCGGCATCAAGATCAACGTCATCATGGGACGCCACGCCGGATTCCTTACCGCCGCCAGCGCCCTCGCCCGACGCCATGACCGCGACGAATACCTCGAGGGCGCCAGCACCGATGGCCCCCAACTCATCTACCTCCCCGAGGTCCCCTTCGACATGGACCGCTTCGTCGCCGATGTCGATGCCGTCTATTCCAAGAAGGGCCGTTGCCACATCGCCGTCAGCGAGGGCATCCAGGACAAGGACCACAACCCCATCGCCGCCACACTCATCAAGAACGCCCAGGTCGACGCCCACGGCAACGCCCAACTCTCCGGCAGCGGTGCCCTCGGCGATCAACTGGGCGATTACCTCAAAGACAAACTCACACCCGCCGGCGGCAAACCCCCACGTGTCCGCGCCGACACCTTCGGATACGTCCAGCGATGCTGGCCGGACCCAAGCCCCATCGACCGCATCGAGGCCCGCCGCGTCGGCCAGTTCGCCGCCCAACTCGCCCTCGCCGGCATCCACGACGCCAGCATCGCCATCGCTCGAACCTCCTCAGGCTCCACCGTCTTCGGCGGGAGCGAGCCCTACGTCAGCGAGTTCAAACGTGTCGAACTCTCCGCCGTCGCCGCCAAGACCAGACACCTCCCCAAAGAGTTCATCAACGGGCACAACAACGTCTCACGAAAGTTTATCGAATACTGCCTCCCCCTCGTCGGCCCACTCCCAGGCTTCGAACGTCTCTGA